From the Toxotes jaculatrix isolate fToxJac2 chromosome 15, fToxJac2.pri, whole genome shotgun sequence genome, one window contains:
- the si:ch211-67e16.11 gene encoding uncharacterized protein si:ch211-67e16.11 produces the protein MRLLVLLAAPFSILVLHILVVASAGSVSPGRLERWVRSGLQSLQWDQLDRCLRMSSLSEAECRQLAHLPLSSVAVYVSEPRTAAGNSDKVLAILPDSSSGMMSSKPRGGFSVSQVLNGGEGPHRHQQPFPGSMAHDVVLVLDPSPGENFGHPVVLFYVDMNVTKKRCSHLDGIYLGEECLTLALKGRCQNQLKRRQAGPERLMGNGHSRLSGGALRGGSISTSGGSRLVERAIGGLCEVHFLPLVVGVGDSNRTQRLRCVDHAEFARCPQPMPMGSPSLPVSSCELNKNTRRCHQQPLATHLSCRLYQTCDHAVLISGGWQQQMTFQRQVQNLQKFYRMLRNNGFHKDHIKTFFASSGHLPEDIEGVYSATEKAVIRNHVSYVCRKQHCADTLVLYLNSPTRNDGTMLLWDANLNGIADLKERYSVNELLADLAGCRATRVLLFVDQSYSGVLSKRLRGSQKHLNVVLIQNQPRQTHNQRLNPGLEDSNWSFISPAICLLDHLGKGAGMSRLLEPWAGLLNVTLAGAPCNATPPLTDGEMRREYQGCQNLPTALWHQKHRRTN, from the exons ATGAGGCTCCTGGTGCTTCTTGCAGCTCCCTTCTCCATCCTCGTCCTCCACATTTTAGTGGTGGCATCCGCAGGCAGCGTGTCCCCAGGCCGGCTGGAGCGCTGGGTCCGCTCAGGCCTCCAGTCGCTGCAGTGGGACCAGCTGGACCGGTGTCTCCGCATGTCCTCCCTGTCTGAAGCCGAGTGCAGGCAGCTCGCCCACCTGCCGCTGTCCTCTGTGGCTGTTTACGTGTCGGAGCCTCGCACTGCTGCAG GTAACTCAGACAAAGTTCTGGCCATCCTGCCGGACTCCTCAAGTGGGATGATGAGCTCCAAACCGAGGGGAGGTTTCAGTGTCAGCCAGGTGCTGAATGGTGGGGAGGGTCCCCACAGACACCAGCAGCCTTTTCCTGGCTCCATGGCCCATGATGTCGTGCTGGTGCTTGATCCGAGCCCTGGGGAAAACTTTGGACACCCGGTGGTCCTCTTCTACGTGGACATGAATGTGACAAAGAAGAGATGCTCCCACCTGGATGGCATTTACCTGG GTGAGGAGTGTTTGACTCTGGCTTTAAAGGGTCGCTGCCAGAACCAGCTGAAGCGTCGGCAAGCTGGGCCAGAGAGGCTTATGGGTAACGGACACAGTCGGCTGTCAGGTGGAGCGCTGCGCGGTGGTTCCATTTCCACTAGTGGTGGTAGCCGTCTGGTGGAACGAGCCATCGGAGGGCTCTGTGAAGTCCACTTCCTCCCACTGGTGGTCGGAGTCGGAGACAGCAACCGAACACAGAGACTCAGATGCGTGG ATCATGCAGAGTTTGCGAGGTGCCCTCAGCCGATGCCCATGGGCTCTCCCAGTTTGCCCGTCTCCAGCTGTGAGCTGAATAAAAACACCAGGCGCTGCCACCAGCAGCCACTGGCCACCCACCTGTCCTGTCGGCTCTACCAGACCTGTGACCACGCTGTGCTCATCTCAG gtggctggcagcagcagatgaCGTTCCAGCGTCAAGTTCAAAATCTTCAGAAGTTTTATAGGATGCTGCGGAACAACGGGTTTCACAAGGATCACATCAAGACCTTCTTTGCCAGCAGTGGACACCTCCCTG AGGACATAGAGGGTGTGTACTCTGCAACAGAGAAGGCGGTGATCCGTAACCACGTGTCGTACGTCTGCAGGAAGCAGCACTGCGCCGACACGCTGGTTCTCTACCTGAACTCGCCAACACGCAACGACGGCACCATGCTGCTGTGGGACGCCAACCTCAATGGCATT GCTGATCTGAAGGAGCGATACTCAGTCAACGAGCTGCTGGCCGACCTGGCAGGCTGCAGGGCGACTCGTGTTCTGCTCTTTGTGGATCAGAGCTACAGCGGTGTTCTGTCCAAGAGGCTGCGAGGGTCCCAGAAACACCTCAACGTGGTCCTGATACAAAACCAACCACGGCAGACCCACAACCAGAGGCTGAACCCGGGCTTGGAGGACAGCAACTGGTCCTTCATCAGCCCTGCAATCTGCCTGCTCGACCACCTGGGGAAG GGTGCAGGGATGTCTCGCCTCCTGGAGCCGTGGGCCGGCCTTTTAAACGTGACGTTGGCGGGTGCTCCCTGCAATGCCACACCACCGctgactgatggagagatgCGGCGAGAGTACCAGGGCTGCCAGAACCTGCCGACCGCCCTCTGGCACCAGAAACACAGGAGGAccaactga